The nucleotide window ATTTGACGTGCCTGCCGGCGGGATCTTTGGGCTTCTGGGGCCTAACGGTTCCGGCAAATCGACGATCATCAGAATGTTGTGTGGGGTATTGCGGCCCAGCGGGGGCACGGGTGCCGTGCTCGGAATCGACATCGTCCGTGATGCCGAGCTCGTAAAGAGACGGATCGGCTATATGTCGCAGAAGTTCAGCCTGTATGGCGATCTGACGGTCGAAGAGAACCTCGACTTTTATGGGCGAATCTATCGGCTGGATCCAGGTCGCCATGCTGAGCGAAAAGCGGGTGTCGTCGCAATGACAGGCATCGCGCCCTACCGAAATCGGCTTGCGGCGCACTTGTCCGGTGGTTGGAAGCAGCGACTGGCGTTGGCTTGTGCGATGATTCACGATCCCGAAGTATTGTTCCTTGACGAGCCGACGGCCGGCATCGATCCCGTCGCGCGCCGTGAACTGTGGGACCTGCTTTTCGAGCTATCCGGTCGTGGCGTCACCATGCTCGTTACGACGCATTACATGGACGAGGCCGAACGCTGCACACACGTCGGGTATATCCACCAATCGCGCATGATCGCGCTGGGTCGGCCGACGGATCTCAAGACCATGCCGGCCGTTACGCCATCGGGAACCCGCCGCTTCGAAGTACGCTGTGCAAATCCGGCTATCAGCCTTGCCCGCTCGCGGCAGGTGCCGCAGGTGCGCGATGCCACGATGTTCGGTGACACGCTGCATGTGCTTCTGGATGATTCACTCGATCCGGCGGCATTCATTCAACTGATCGCCGGCGATGATCCCGCTGCCGCATTTCGGCCGGTGGATCCTTCGCTCGAGGATGTGTTCGTTCTGATGAGTCGTGACCGGGACCGTCAAATGGATTAAGAGAGTCAATACATACGGATCCGGCGGCTCGTCCGTTCGCCGCCGCGAAATGAGTGCATCATGTACGGCTTTGTTGCCATCCTGCTGAAGGAACTTGCTCACATTCGGCGTGACCGCGGAACGATCTTCTTCGCGTTTCTGGTTCCGGCGTTGCAACTCACCATATTCGGCTACGCAATTGACGTCACGATTCAGAACATCCCACTCGTCGTCTTCGATCTCGATGGGCGGCAGGAGAGCCGCCGATTCATCGAAGCCCTCGAAAATACGGGCACATTCGTGATTGCCGAGCGGGTTGTGGACGCCGAATCCTTTCGCCGTTCGGTCACCGCCGGCCGATCGAAGGCGGGCGTGTTGATTCCCGCGGATTTCTCCAACCGGCTGCTCCGCGGCGAACAGGCCGCTGTTCAGGTGCTGATCGACGGCAGCGATTCGCAGGTGGCCACCACCGCACTTAACGCGGTCAATCTGTTGGCGATCCATCTGTCGATCGGTCGAGCGAAGATCGTGGCCGAGCAGCTTCAGCGCATGCC belongs to Phycisphaerae bacterium and includes:
- a CDS encoding ABC transporter ATP-binding protein → MSDSVIHARELTRRFGSLTAVDRVSFDVPAGGIFGLLGPNGSGKSTIIRMLCGVLRPSGGTGAVLGIDIVRDAELVKRRIGYMSQKFSLYGDLTVEENLDFYGRIYRLDPGRHAERKAGVVAMTGIAPYRNRLAAHLSGGWKQRLALACAMIHDPEVLFLDEPTAGIDPVARRELWDLLFELSGRGVTMLVTTHYMDEAERCTHVGYIHQSRMIALGRPTDLKTMPAVTPSGTRRFEVRCANPAISLARSRQVPQVRDATMFGDTLHVLLDDSLDPAAFIQLIAGDDPAAAFRPVDPSLEDVFVLMSRDRDRQMD